GCGAAACCTGTTGACGGGTATGGGCCGGATTTCTTTCGTATCGCGGGCATCGCGCATCCCGCGCCGCTGGTCGTTGCGGGCGGGGATGTGCAGCCCTGGGGCGGGTATGATGATCATGATGCCCTGCTGGACCTGGCGGGGCAGGTGGATGTGCTGTTCATTGGCACGGGCGGCGCAATCGCACATATCCCGTCCGCCCTGCGCGAGGCGCTGGAAGCGGCAGGTCTTGGGGTCGAGATCATGGACAGCCCGGCTGCGTGCCGCACATATAATGTTGTGCTGTCCGAACAGCGGCGCGTGGCTGTCGCGCTGCTGCCGGTCGGATAGGGCGTATTTGAGTATTTTTTGCAAGATGAAGTGCTGTTGCGGCACTTTGTCACAAAGGGGCGCATCTTGGGTCTGAGTGTCACGAACCTTGCTTGTGCGCGTGGCGGGCTTCCTTTGCTGGAAGGGGTCGGGTTTTCGCTGGAGGCCGGTCAGGCGCTGGTTTTGCGCGGGCCCAACGGCTGCGGCAAGACCACGCTTTTGCGCACCATCGCAGGGCTGCAACCCGCACGGGCGGGCGACATTACCTGCCCGCCTGATTCCATTGCCTATGCCGCACATGCCGACGGGTTGAAGACCACCCTGAGCGTGGCGGAAAACCTGTCATTCTGGGCGGCGATCTATGGCACAAAAGGCGTCGGGGATGCGCTGGACAAGATGAACCTGCGCCCGCTTGCGGGCCGTGCGGCGCAAAACCTGTCGGCTGGGCAAAAGCGGCGTCTGGGACTGGCGCGGCTTATGGTCACAGGGCGCCCCATATGGGTGCTGGATGAACCGACCGTGTCGCTGGACACGGTTTCGGTTGCGTTGTTTGCAGATGTCATGCGCGCCCATCTGGCGGGCGGCGGAATGGCATTGATTGCCACGCATATCGACCTTGGCCTGCCAGAGGTTGGCGTTCTGGATCTGACGCCGTTCAAGGCCAGTCTGGACAGCACCGGCAGCGGGCATTTCGACGAGGCATTCTTGTGATTGCGCTTCTGGTCCGCGATCTGCGGCTGGCGTTTCGCGCAGGCGGCGGCTTTGGTCTGGGGCTGGCGTTTTTCCTGATCATGGCGGTTCTGGTCCCGCTTGGTGTGGGGCCAGAGCCGGACATACTGGCGCGTATTGCGCCCGGTATTTTGTGGGTGGGGGCGCTTCTGGCGTGTTTGCTGTCGCTGGACCGCATATTTGCGCTGGATTTTGAGGATGGCTCGCTTGATTTGCTGGCGACTGCGCCGGTGCCGATGGAAGGGGTTGTGTCCATCAAGGCGCTGGCGCACTGGCTGACAACGGGCCTGCCGCTGGTGCTGGTATCGCCGGTGCTGGGGTTGCTGCTGTATCTGCCGCCGCAAGCCTATATCTGGCTGGTTGTGTCGCTGGCCCTTGGCACACCGGCGCTGTCCGTGATCGGCACATTCGGCGCGGCCTTGACGGTGGGGTTGAAGCGCGGCGGCTTGTTATTGTCACTGCTGGTGTTGCCGCTATATATTCCGACACTGGTTTTCGGGGCCGAAGTGGTGGCGCGCGGGGCGCAGGGGCTGGAGGTGGCGACACCGGTTGCGCTGTTGGCGGGCATCACTGCAGGGGCTGTGGCATTATTGCCCTTTGCATCTGCCCTTGTGATACGGATAAACCTTCGGTGAGGGCCGCTGCGACAGGCTTGAGAGCGACCCCAACTGAGGATAGGTGAGCACAATGGCATCGCTTTGGGAATATGCAAACCCGCTGAAATTTATGCGCACCACGGATTGGCTGTTGCCGGTTGTGGCGGTTGCGGCTGTCGTGATGACCGCAACGGGGTTGATCTGGGGGTTCTTTTTCACGCCTGACGATTTTCGCCAGGGGTCGACTGTCAAGATCGTGTTCATCCATGTGCCTGCCGCGATGATGGCGATCAATGCCTGGGTCATGATGCTGGTGGCATCATTGGTGTGGTTGATCCGCAGGCACCATGTCAGTGCATTGGCGGCCAAGGCAGCTGCGCCCATCGGGCTGACGATGACCTTTATCGGATTGTTTACCGGTGCGGTCTGGGGCCAGCCGATGTGGGGGACATGGTGGGCATGGGACCCGCGGCTTACATCTTTCCTGATCCTGTTTCTGTTCTATCTGGGATATATCGCGCTGTGGTCGGCGATTGATGACCCTGACACCGGCGCGGACCTGACGGCAGTATTGTGCCTTGTCGGGTCGGTCTTTGCGGTTCTGTCGCGCTACGCGGCGCTGTTCTGGAATCAGGGCCTGCATCAGGGCGCGTCCTTGTCGGTGGCACCGGGCACGCGCATGGACTGGGCCTATAAGGCGCCGCTATATGTCAGTATGGTGGGCTTTGGCCTGATATTCGTGGCGCTGGTTCTGGCGGGCACGCGCACCGAAATTCGCGCACGCCGCATGAAGGCGCTTGTGGCGCGTGAAAGGATGGTCTGATGCCCGATCTTGGACGCTATGCGATGGAAGTGTCGCTGGCCTATCTGGCCTCTCTGGGGCTGATTGGCGGGTTGGCATTATGGTATTGGCTGCGCGGGCGCGCTGTGCGCCAGCAGTTGAACGAGGTTGAAAACCGAAAGGTCGGAAATGGGTAAATTCAGACCGTTAATGTTCCTGCCACCTGTGCTGTTTCTGGCGCTGGCGGCGTTGTTCTGGTTCGGGAATATGCGCGATGACCGCGAAGCATTGCCATCTGCGCGCGAAGGGCAACAAGCCCCCGGTGTGATGCTGACACAGCTGGGCGAATTGCCCCTGTTCGACAATGACACGCTGCGCGATGGTGAGGTAAAGCTGGTCAATTACTGGGCATCATGGTGCGCACCTTGCCGCGCAGAACACCCTTTGCTGGAAGAACTGGCAGAAGAATTGCCGGTCTATGGCATCAACTACCGTGATCAGGCCGACCGCGCACTGGATTTTCTGGATGAGCTGGGCAATCCGTTTGCTGCCAGCGGTCAGGATTCCACAGGGCGCATGGCGCTGGACTGGGGCCTGTATGGGGTGCCGGAAACCTATGTTGTGGCTGGTGACGGGACCATCATCCTGCGTTTTGCGGGGCCGATCACGCGCGATGTGGTCGCCAACCGTATCAGGCCCGCGATCGAACGGGCGCAGGCGCATTGAGTATTGTATATACCCATGAGCCGGATCTGAGCGTGGCTGAATTTGCGCGCGTTTTACACGCATCCGGTCTGGCGGAACGCAGGCCTTCGGACCTCGCGCGGCTTGACGCAATGCTGCGCGGTGCGCAGGTGATTGTGACGGCCCGTGACGGGGAACATCTGATCGGGGTGGCACGGTCTATCACGGACTGGGCGTATTGTTTGTATTGCTCTGATCTGTGTGTGGATAACGCATATCAGGGCAGGGGGATTGGCAAGGCATTGTTGGCGCAAACCGCGCAGGCCGCACCTGATGTCAAAACCTGCCTGCTGCTATCCGCACCGGCTGCGATATCCTTCTATGATGCCGCAGGGTTCCGGCGCCATGAGGGTGCATTTGTTTTCGCGCAGCGCGGATAATTATTCCCGCACGATGAACGAGATGACCTCGCGCGTTGGTCCTTCGGTCAAAACCAGTTCCCACCGGCCCGGGCGTGTCATCTGACCGGACGCAGACCACGCACCTGCGCTGTCTGTGCCGGTGTCCAGCATGATGGCAGTACCACCCGTGGGACGCAGCTGCGCCTGGGGGTCTTGCGTTTCCGCATGCTCCACAGTCAGATCAACGCGGTATCCCCCGTCAATGGCCACAGCCGTCCTGATCTGTGGCTGTATATCGACGGAATGCAGTAAAAGCGTCTGGTTGGCCCCGACGATGGGCAGGGGGTCGCGCACGAAGAATGTGACCGAAGCCATAACTATGATGAAGCCCAGCACGAGTGCCAGAATGGACAGGGCAATAACGCGGGTCGACATATGGCGCATCTCTTTTTCGGGGGATGATGATGCTGACTAATGCGCGCGGGCGGTGGCGTCAACCGACGGTGCCGTGACAAAAAAGACCCCGGCATGATGGCCGGGGTCTTTGGGATTTTGGCTTCAAAGCAGGCCTGTTCAGGCTGATTTAGCCAGATCGCGCAGCACATAATGCAGCACGCCACCATGTTCGACATATTCCTTTTCGATGCCGGTATCGATGCGGCATTTCAAGGTGATGACCTTTTGCGTGCCATCTTCATAGGTGATGGTGCAAGGCACTTCGGAAAGGGGTTTAAGATCCCCTTCCAACCCGCTGATCGAAATGGTTTCCATACCCGTCAGACCAAGGGACTTGCGGTTGTCATCACCGGTAAATTCAAACGGAATAACACCCATGCCCACAAGGTTGGAACGGTGGATACGTTCAAAGGATTGCGCGATCACAGCCTTGACGCCCAACAGGTTCGTGCCCTTGGCCGCCCAGTCACGGCTGGAGCCTGCGCCATATTCCACACCACCAATCACCACCAGCGGCGTGCCTTGGTCCTGATAGGCCATGGAGGCATCATAGATAGATGTCTGCTGCCCGTCAGGTCCGTTGGTATAGCCGCCTTCGACGGCATCCAGCATTTCGTTCTTGATGCGGATATTGGCGAAGGTGCCGCGCATCATGACTTCATGGTTGCCACGGCGCGACCCGTAGGAATTGAATTCACGCACGGGAACCTGACGTTCGGTCAGATATTTGCCAGCAGGTGTTTCCGCCTTGAAGCTGCCTGCGGGGCTGATGTGGTCGGTGGTGATCATGTCACCCAGAACGGCCAGAATGCGCGCATCTTTCAGGTCGGAAATGGTGCCGGCTTCGGCCCCCATGTCGCGGAAGTAGGGCGGGTTCTGGATATAGGTCGAGGATGCGGGCCAGTCATAGGTTTCCGAATCCGTGGTTTCCACAGCCTGCCATTTTTCATCGCCTTTGAAGACGTCGGCATATTTCGACGTGAAGGCGTTGCGTGTCACTGTGCGTTCGACAAGTTCGGCAATTTCCTTCTGGCTGGGCCAGATGTCTTTCAGGTAGACATCCTTGCCATCGGGTGTTTGCGCGATCGGGTCTTTGGTGATGTCAATATTCATGTCACCGGCCAGCGCATAGGCCACAACCAGCGGCGGGCTGGCCAGATAGTTGGCGCGCACATCGGGGCTGATGCGCCCTTCAAAGTTGCGGTTGCCCGACAGAACCGATGTTGCAATCAGGTCATTGTCACTGATCGCCTTGGAGATTTCTTCCTGCAACGGGCCGGAATTGCCGATGCAGGTGGTGCAGCCATAGCCCACAAGGTTGAAGCCGATGGCGTCCAGATCCTCTTGCAACTCTGCCGCTTCCAGATAGGCGGACACGACTTGCGATCCGGGCGCGAGCGAGGTTTTCACCCATGGCTTGCGTGTCAGACCCAGCGCACGCGCTTTGCGCGCCACCAGACCGGCCCCGATCATGACATATGGGTTCGACGTGTTGGTGCATGATGTGATGGACGCAATCACGACAGAGCCGTCGTGGATCGTATACTCCTCGCCATCGACCTTGGCGGTTTTGCGCGGGTCCACCGGCGCGGTCGGGGCAGGGCCTTCGTCTGCCATTCCGACAGCGTCCGCAGAGGTTGAAGTGCCACGGTATTCGGACACGACATCAAGGAATTTCTGTGCAGCCTGATCCAGCGCAGTATGGTCCTGCGGGCGTTTCGGTCCCGAAATTGCTGGAACAACCGTTCCCATATCCAGTTCCAGCGTGTCGGTATAGATGGGTGCGTAATCCGCCCCGCGCCAGAAACCGTTTTCTTTTGCATAGGCTTCGACCAGCGCCACGCGGTCCTTGTCGCGGCCGGTCTGTTCCAGATAGCGCAGCGTTTCCTGATCAATCGGGAAGAAGCCGCAGGTTGCGCCATATTCGGGGGCCATATTGGCAATGGTCGCGCGGTCGGCCAGGGGCAGGTGATCCAGCCCTTCGCCATAGAATTCGACGAATTTGCCAACCACACCCTTGGCGCGCAGCAGTTGCACAACTTTCAGCACCAGATCGGTGGCAGTCGTGCCTTCGGTCATGGCGCCGGTCAGTTTGAAACCCACCACTTCAGGGATCAGCATCGACACGGGCTGGCCCAGCATAGCAGCTTCAGCTTCAATACCGCCAACGCCCCAGCCCAGCACCGCCAGACCATTGACCATGGTGGTGTGACTGTCCGTGCCGACCAGCGTGTCAGGATATGCCACGGTTTCGCCATTCTGATCTTCATCCGTCCAGACGGTCTGGGCCAGATATTCCAGATTGACCTGATGGCAAATGCCGGTGCCCGGTGGCACAACGCGGAAATTGTTGAACGCTTTCTGACCCCATTTCAGGAAGGTATAGCGTTCGATATTGCGTTCATATTCGCGGTCTACATTCATCTGGAACGCGCGCGGATTGCCGAATTCATCAATCATCACGCTGTGGTCGATCACCAGATCAACAGGGGTCAGCGGGTTGATTTTTTGTGCGTCGCCGCCCAAGGCCTTGATGCCATCCCGCATGGCTGCCAGATCCACCACGGCCGGAACGCCGGTGAAATCCTGCATCAGCACGCGGGCCGGACGATAGGCAATCTCGCGCGGGTTTCTGCCGCCATTTTTGCCCCAGTCGGAGAAGGCCTTAATGTCGTCCAGCGACACGGTCTTGCCATCCTCGAATCGCAGCATGTTTTCCAACACGACTTTCAGGCTGGCGGGCAGTTTCGAGAACTCGCCCAGACCTGCCGCTTCCGCCGCCGGAATTGAATAATATGCAATGGTCTTGCCGCCTGCGCTTAATGTTTTGCGCGCTTTCGCGCTGTCCTGTCCGACGATAATGGTCATAAGGTGGCCTCCCTCTAGGGGTTGAAGGGTTTTGCTACATAAGCATTTGCCCTATCACTGCGGTTCGTTCAAGTGGGAATGCGCGTTTTTGTATACCATTGTGCACAAAAAATGATTTTCGACTGTTGCAGTGTTACCTTAGGGTCATGTTTGTGCTTTCCTCTCAAAACCTTGATTGGCGCGATGTCGTGGACATGGTTAGATCAGCCTTGCTTATGAAACCGGAAGGGAATGATATGCGAATGGCTCCGCGCCCGAAGGAAGCCGCTTTTGCACTGGTCGGGGTGGTCATGGGACTTGCATCCACGGCGCAGGCGCAAACCAATCCTGTTGTCGTGGAACTTTACACATCTCAAGGCTGTGCGGCCTGTCCACCTGCGGATGCAGTGTTGCAGCAACTTGCAGAACGTGATGACGTTATAGCCCTTGGACTGCATGTGGACTACTGGGACTATATCGGATGGGCCGACAGTTTCGGACAGTCCGCGTTCAGTTCCCGCCAGAAGGAATATGCGCGCAACAATGGCCGTGCATCCGTCTATACCCCGCAAATGATTATCAGCGGGCAGGACGAGGTGAAGGGATCTGCCACGATGAAGGTGATGGGGCTTATTCAGGACCATCTGGCCCAGTCATCGGGATCGCAACAGATTGTTGTATCGCTTACCCCGTCCGGCAATGGCCAGATGCGCATTGACGCGCGCTCGCCCTTCCCGCTGAAACCGCCGGCGGATATTCAGATCGTGCGCTACCGCAACACCGCCGAGGTTGAAATCATGGGTGGCGAGAATGAGGGCCGCAAGGTCACCTATCATAACATCGTCACGCAGTGGGACATTGTTGCGCAATGGGACGGACTTGAACCCTTCCGGAAAGATGTCACGCTGGATGGGTCCGGCCCTGTCGTGGTTCTGGTTCAGGAACGCGGGCAGGGGCCTATTCTTGCGGCGGCACGACAACGCTAGGGGGCTGTCCTGCGCGCGTGTGCCGTGCAGATCATGGCGAACGGGCGTTGTGTTGCCGCAAGCGCGCGGCTAAACGCAAGGACGCGTCGCAAATCTGGTAGTGTGGCAAGCCGGAATGCGGGTATTCGCGCAACATCTGCGAGGATGCGCCCGCGCGAATCGCTTTCAATTATGCGACCATAGGCATACTGTCGCTCGCAGTTTCTGGTTCAGGGGTTTGGCACAAGTGCGCAGTATTGACCGATATCTTCTGGTTCAGTTGCTGACGGTCTTTGCCTTTTTCTCGCTTGTGCTGATTTCGGTTTATTGGGTCAATCGTGCCGCACGGTTGTTCGATGCAATCGTGGGGGATGGCCAGAGTTTCTGGATTTTTCTGGAACTTTCCGCGCTGACCCTGCCCAATGTCATTCGTGTGGTCCTGCCCCTGTCTGCATTCGCAGCGGCAGTATATGTCGCCATGCGGATGACGCGCGATAACGAACTGGTGGTGCTGCAAGGCACGGGGTTGTCTTTTGTGCGGATGCTGCTGCCAGTGGCGGTTTTCGGGCTGGTGGCGGCGCTTATGCTGGCTTTCCTGATGCATGTGCTGATGCCGCTGTCGCGGATGCAGCTGGCCGAGCGTCAGGTTCAGATCGCCGAGAATATCACCTCTCGCTTGCTGCGTTCCGGGGAGTTTTTGCAACCTGCCGACGATATTGTGGTTTTCGTGCGGGAAATAACGCCTGAAGGGAAACTGCTTGATGTGTTCTTGTCTGATTCCCGCACCGCAGGCACGCGCGTCGAATATAATGCCAGTTCCGCGTTGCTGGTTCCGGGGGTGCAGGGGCCGGCGCTGGTTTTGCTGGACGGTGTCGCGCTGATCTATCGTGAAGGGCCGGATCGTTTGGGCACGCTAAGTTTTGACGATCTGACATTCGATATAGGTGCGTTGGTCGGGCCAGCGGGGCGGCGCGCGGATGTGCGCGAACTGCCCACCAGCCAGCTGATTTCGCCTGACCCCGAAGAATTAGAGACGTTGGAAATTTCTGTCGCAGAGGTCCGTTTCGAACTGGCCAGCCGTTTTGCACAGCCGTTGCTGGCGGTCATGACATCTCTGATCGGGTTTGTGGCAATCTGTCTGGGACAGTTCAGCCGGTTGGGTGTCTGGCGGCAGGTGTTGGGCGCGATTATCGTGCTGGCCCTGGTTCAGCTGGCCAGCAATGCAGCATCCGGTTTTGCGTTGCGCAATGCAGCACTCGCGTGGCTTGCCTTTCTGCCGGTTGCCCTTGGCAGTGCTGTCGTGGTGGTCATGCTGTGGTGGGCAAGCCGTGCGCGGGGGCGTGGCTGGACGGCGCGCGCGCAAGCCGGGGCTGTAACATGACGCTTGATCTGTATCTTATCCGGCGTTTGCTGGCTGCGTGTGTCATGGTTCTTGGCGTTTTCGTGGGCATGTTGCTGCTTCTGGACATGGTCGAGCAAATGCGCAGGTTCAGCGGGCAATCTGCCGGAATGGTCCAGATTTTGCGATTGTCGGCGCTGAATACACCGGAATCATTATATGAAATCGCACCGCTTGTGCTGATGCTTTCGGCGATGTGGGTTGCGCTGGCATGGTCGCGCAGTTCCGAATTTGTGGTCATCCGGTCTGCGGGGCGGTCGGTGCCGCGGCTGATTGTCGTACCGGCATTGGCATTTTTTGCCTTCAGCATTGTGTTTGTGGCCGTGATGAACCCGCTGGTTGCCAGCACAACGCGCGAATACAGCCGCGCGCAGGCGCAGCTGCGCGGCGATGCCGGAAGTGCGGTGATCATAAGCGGGCAGGATGTCTGGTTGCGGCAGGCCGACAGTCAGGGCCAGACGGTCATATTTTCACCGCGCGCAGAAGACACCGGCACTGTCTTGCACGACGTAACCTTCTTGATATTTGACGCCAATGACGGCTTGTCCGCGCGGTTGCGCGCCGCGCGGGCCGAACTGCAACCCGGTGCTTGGTCGCTGCATCTGGTCAAGCAATGGAACCTGTCGGAAATGAACCCTGAACAGCAGGCAACGCGATCGCTGCGTGTCACGCTGCCGACCGACCTGACGCCGGAACAGATCAGGGACAGCTTTGCACAGGTGCGCACCGTCCCGCTGACCCAGTTGCCGGGATTTATTGCCGCACTGGAACGGGCCGGATTCGCGGCGCTGGAACACCGGATGCGGCTGAACATGGAACTTGCCCTTCCGGTTCTGATGACGGGCATGATGTTACTGGCTTTGGGATTGTGCATTCACCACGCCCGCGCGGGCGGTGCAGGAATTCGGGCCTTGATAACGATTCTGGCTGGATTCACCTTGTTCTTTCTGCGTAACTTTGCACAGGTTTTGGGGGAAACCGGACAGGTGCCTGTCATGCTGGCTGCATGGGGGCCGCCTGTTGCAACATTGCTGCTTGCAGTGGGACTGCTGCTGAATTTGGAGGAAGGCTGATGCCTCGGGCCTGTCCGCAACATGGCCGAAAATTTCGTGCTGTCGCGCGGTCGTGCCTTGCTGCCCTGTTTGTTGCGGGGGGGCTGGTCGTGGCACCGCCCATGCCTGCATTCGCGCAGACCCAAAGTGTTGAACAGGGATTCGCCACATTGGTTGCGGACCGTCTGTTTCTGGATGGTCCAAACCGCCTGATCGCAGAAGGCAATGTTGAGGCTTTGTCAGGCCAGACGCGCTTGCGGGCAAGGCGTATCATTTATGACCGCCAGACTGGTGGTTTGCAGATCGAAGGTCCGCTGACCCTGACCGAAGGCGACAGCGTGGTAATGCTGGCGGACGCCGCAGAAATGCATGACGGGTTTCGGCGCGGGCTGATCCGCTCGGCACGGGTCGTGCTGGAGCAGCAGTTGCAGATTTCCGCCCATCAGGTCGAACGCGTGGACGAGCGCTTCACCCAGATGGATGCCGTCATCGCGTCAGCCTGTGAAATTTGCGCAGAAACGCAGACCCCGCTTTGGGAAGTGCGCGCCAC
Above is a window of Roseinatronobacter sp. S2 DNA encoding:
- a CDS encoding Mth938-like domain-containing protein, with the translated sequence MRLTEVDFGAAKPVDGYGPDFFRIAGIAHPAPLVVAGGDVQPWGGYDDHDALLDLAGQVDVLFIGTGGAIAHIPSALREALEAAGLGVEIMDSPAACRTYNVVLSEQRRVAVALLPVG
- the ccmA gene encoding heme ABC exporter ATP-binding protein CcmA, translating into MGLSVTNLACARGGLPLLEGVGFSLEAGQALVLRGPNGCGKTTLLRTIAGLQPARAGDITCPPDSIAYAAHADGLKTTLSVAENLSFWAAIYGTKGVGDALDKMNLRPLAGRAAQNLSAGQKRRLGLARLMVTGRPIWVLDEPTVSLDTVSVALFADVMRAHLAGGGMALIATHIDLGLPEVGVLDLTPFKASLDSTGSGHFDEAFL
- the ccmB gene encoding heme exporter protein CcmB, translated to MIALLVRDLRLAFRAGGGFGLGLAFFLIMAVLVPLGVGPEPDILARIAPGILWVGALLACLLSLDRIFALDFEDGSLDLLATAPVPMEGVVSIKALAHWLTTGLPLVLVSPVLGLLLYLPPQAYIWLVVSLALGTPALSVIGTFGAALTVGLKRGGLLLSLLVLPLYIPTLVFGAEVVARGAQGLEVATPVALLAGITAGAVALLPFASALVIRINLR
- a CDS encoding heme ABC transporter permease, whose protein sequence is MASLWEYANPLKFMRTTDWLLPVVAVAAVVMTATGLIWGFFFTPDDFRQGSTVKIVFIHVPAAMMAINAWVMMLVASLVWLIRRHHVSALAAKAAAPIGLTMTFIGLFTGAVWGQPMWGTWWAWDPRLTSFLILFLFYLGYIALWSAIDDPDTGADLTAVLCLVGSVFAVLSRYAALFWNQGLHQGASLSVAPGTRMDWAYKAPLYVSMVGFGLIFVALVLAGTRTEIRARRMKALVARERMV
- the ccmD gene encoding heme exporter protein CcmD → MPDLGRYAMEVSLAYLASLGLIGGLALWYWLRGRAVRQQLNEVENRKVGNG
- a CDS encoding DsbE family thiol:disulfide interchange protein, translated to MGKFRPLMFLPPVLFLALAALFWFGNMRDDREALPSAREGQQAPGVMLTQLGELPLFDNDTLRDGEVKLVNYWASWCAPCRAEHPLLEELAEELPVYGINYRDQADRALDFLDELGNPFAASGQDSTGRMALDWGLYGVPETYVVAGDGTIILRFAGPITRDVVANRIRPAIERAQAH
- a CDS encoding GNAT family N-acetyltransferase, translated to MSIVYTHEPDLSVAEFARVLHASGLAERRPSDLARLDAMLRGAQVIVTARDGEHLIGVARSITDWAYCLYCSDLCVDNAYQGRGIGKALLAQTAQAAPDVKTCLLLSAPAAISFYDAAGFRRHEGAFVFAQRG
- the acnA gene encoding aconitate hydratase AcnA; the protein is MTIIVGQDSAKARKTLSAGGKTIAYYSIPAAEAAGLGEFSKLPASLKVVLENMLRFEDGKTVSLDDIKAFSDWGKNGGRNPREIAYRPARVLMQDFTGVPAVVDLAAMRDGIKALGGDAQKINPLTPVDLVIDHSVMIDEFGNPRAFQMNVDREYERNIERYTFLKWGQKAFNNFRVVPPGTGICHQVNLEYLAQTVWTDEDQNGETVAYPDTLVGTDSHTTMVNGLAVLGWGVGGIEAEAAMLGQPVSMLIPEVVGFKLTGAMTEGTTATDLVLKVVQLLRAKGVVGKFVEFYGEGLDHLPLADRATIANMAPEYGATCGFFPIDQETLRYLEQTGRDKDRVALVEAYAKENGFWRGADYAPIYTDTLELDMGTVVPAISGPKRPQDHTALDQAAQKFLDVVSEYRGTSTSADAVGMADEGPAPTAPVDPRKTAKVDGEEYTIHDGSVVIASITSCTNTSNPYVMIGAGLVARKARALGLTRKPWVKTSLAPGSQVVSAYLEAAELQEDLDAIGFNLVGYGCTTCIGNSGPLQEEISKAISDNDLIATSVLSGNRNFEGRISPDVRANYLASPPLVVAYALAGDMNIDITKDPIAQTPDGKDVYLKDIWPSQKEIAELVERTVTRNAFTSKYADVFKGDEKWQAVETTDSETYDWPASSTYIQNPPYFRDMGAEAGTISDLKDARILAVLGDMITTDHISPAGSFKAETPAGKYLTERQVPVREFNSYGSRRGNHEVMMRGTFANIRIKNEMLDAVEGGYTNGPDGQQTSIYDASMAYQDQGTPLVVIGGVEYGAGSSRDWAAKGTNLLGVKAVIAQSFERIHRSNLVGMGVIPFEFTGDDNRKSLGLTGMETISISGLEGDLKPLSEVPCTITYEDGTQKVITLKCRIDTGIEKEYVEHGGVLHYVLRDLAKSA
- a CDS encoding thioredoxin family protein — translated: MAPRPKEAAFALVGVVMGLASTAQAQTNPVVVELYTSQGCAACPPADAVLQQLAERDDVIALGLHVDYWDYIGWADSFGQSAFSSRQKEYARNNGRASVYTPQMIISGQDEVKGSATMKVMGLIQDHLAQSSGSQQIVVSLTPSGNGQMRIDARSPFPLKPPADIQIVRYRNTAEVEIMGGENEGRKVTYHNIVTQWDIVAQWDGLEPFRKDVTLDGSGPVVVLVQERGQGPILAAARQR
- a CDS encoding LptF/LptG family permease; the encoded protein is MRSIDRYLLVQLLTVFAFFSLVLISVYWVNRAARLFDAIVGDGQSFWIFLELSALTLPNVIRVVLPLSAFAAAVYVAMRMTRDNELVVLQGTGLSFVRMLLPVAVFGLVAALMLAFLMHVLMPLSRMQLAERQVQIAENITSRLLRSGEFLQPADDIVVFVREITPEGKLLDVFLSDSRTAGTRVEYNASSALLVPGVQGPALVLLDGVALIYREGPDRLGTLSFDDLTFDIGALVGPAGRRADVRELPTSQLISPDPEELETLEISVAEVRFELASRFAQPLLAVMTSLIGFVAICLGQFSRLGVWRQVLGAIIVLALVQLASNAASGFALRNAALAWLAFLPVALGSAVVVVMLWWASRARGRGWTARAQAGAVT
- the lptG gene encoding LPS export ABC transporter permease LptG, producing the protein MTLDLYLIRRLLAACVMVLGVFVGMLLLLDMVEQMRRFSGQSAGMVQILRLSALNTPESLYEIAPLVLMLSAMWVALAWSRSSEFVVIRSAGRSVPRLIVVPALAFFAFSIVFVAVMNPLVASTTREYSRAQAQLRGDAGSAVIISGQDVWLRQADSQGQTVIFSPRAEDTGTVLHDVTFLIFDANDGLSARLRAARAELQPGAWSLHLVKQWNLSEMNPEQQATRSLRVTLPTDLTPEQIRDSFAQVRTVPLTQLPGFIAALERAGFAALEHRMRLNMELALPVLMTGMMLLALGLCIHHARAGGAGIRALITILAGFTLFFLRNFAQVLGETGQVPVMLAAWGPPVATLLLAVGLLLNLEEG